A window of the Sabethes cyaneus chromosome 1, idSabCyanKW18_F2, whole genome shotgun sequence genome harbors these coding sequences:
- the LOC128741027 gene encoding SPARC has protein sequence MWRFQLTVALLTLCFIWTNVAANDDLSEENVSEDFDEDDEKLLRKLEAQHVQREIDKQYRMALEHYNFPEDIENAPRLVDPCKGVRCGAGRICQAEGIEAKCICIPECPEEEDSRRKVCTNFNETWDSACEVHRQRCLCNANDDRCRGEEVKHVHINYYGRCRDMPECSENDLADFPRRMRDWLFNVMRDLAARNELPEPYMELEHEAESNITKRWTNAAIWKWCDLDSHPNDNSVSRHELFPIKAPLMALEHCIAPFLESCDPNGDHIITLQEWGNCLELEEDDLTARCAEIRTENEYEKLELELAEN, from the exons ATGTGGCGATTCCAGCTAACGGTTGCGCTGCTGACCTTGTGTTTCATATGGACCAACGTCGCAGCTAATGACGATTTGTCGGAAGAAAATGTCAGCGAGGATTTCGACGAGGACGACGAGAAACTACTGCGAAAACTAGAAGCACAGCACGTACAGCGTGAGATCGATAAGCAATACCGAATGGCACTGGAGCATTACAATTTCCCGGAGGATATCGAGAATGCTCCTCGCCTGGTGGATCCGTGCAAGGGTGTCCGCTGCGGGGCCGGTCGAATTTGCCAAGCGGAAGGTATCGAAGCGAAGTGCATCTGCATTCCCGAGTGTCCAGAGGAAGAGGACAGCCGGCGAAAAGTGTGCACCAATTTCAACGAAACCTGGGACTCGGCGTGCGAAGTTCACCGGCAGCGATGCCTGTGTAATGCGAACGACGACCGCTGCCGAGGAGAGGAAGTCAAGCACGTGCATATCAACTACTACGGACGTTGCAGGGATATGCCG GAATGCTCGGAGAACGATCTGGCCGATTTTCCACGCCGAATGCGAGATTGGTTGTTCAACGTGATGCGTGACCTAGCGGCACGAAACGAACTGCCCGAGCCATACATGGAGCTGGAACACGAGGCGGAAAGCAACATAACCAAACGCTGGACTAATGCCGCCATCTGGAAGTGGTGCGACTTGGACAGTCATCCGAACGACAACTCGGTTTCCCGGCACGAACTGTTCCCCATAAAGGCTCCGCTGATGGCTCTGGAACATTGTATTGCGCCCTTCCTGGAGAGCTGCGATCCTAACGGCGATCACATCATTACGCTTCAGGAATGGGGTAACTGCCTGGAGCTGGAAGAG gATGACCTCACTGCACGATGCGCAGAGATTAGAACGGAGAACGAGTACGAGAAACTCGAGCTTGAATTGGCCGAGAATTAG
- the LOC128746217 gene encoding uncharacterized protein K02A2.6-like, protein MQQNGAIPPGQPSPDAPFAQFFQQMMQQQQIFMQQQQQQLMHQQQEFFRNVLSSIQVQVPSNPEIILDSLANNIKEFHYCPEENITFTAWYARYDDLFEKDAARLDDEAKVRLLMRKMGTAEHERYISFILPKAPKDFPFTATVKKLKSLFGAGESVISKRYRCLQIAKQPSEDFVTYACRLNKTCVEFELSKLTEEQFKCLMFVCGLKSEEDSEVRTRLLSKIEEHNDVTLEHLSEDCQRLMCLKRDTAMIESTPTSTVQYIGRKQQFSNRPAKPSVHSGSSAETIPATPCWYCGAMHFVKDCNYKSHECEECGIIGHREGYCSSVKQNRKATHRKRQQPERYETKAVNLSLNAANNRRRYVQSQLNGVEVQLQLDTGSDVSIVSKQTWERIGRPPTSPARKKVMTATGDPLPFLFKFECDICVNNIHQQGQFYVVKQPVHLLGNDLLDAFSLWTEPISEYCNKIVSQTQRTQQFYSRKKITSRHHIQNRFGKASSTVNNRKSDTGVNRQYSRGDYVYTKIFIKNQWHWTSGKILERVGHVMYNVLVNDRKLVRSHINQIRDCNTHMSKKHKQLPLSILLDDWNTSIPASVNSPTQSTQ, encoded by the coding sequence ATGCAGCAGAATGGTGCAATTCCACCCGGACAGCCATCTCCAGATGCACCGTTTGCCCAGTTCTTCCAGCAAatgatgcagcagcagcagatcttcatgcaacagcaacagcagcagctaaTGCACCAACAGCAGGAATTCTTCAGGAACGTTTTGTCGTCGATACAGGTCCAGGTCCCATCAAACCCGGAAATAATTCTCGATTCACTGGCGAATAACATAAAGGAATTCCACTACTGCCCGGAAGAAAACATCACTTTCACTGCCTGGTATGCTCGTTACGATGATCTTTTTGAAAAAGATGCCGCACGACTAGATGATGAAGCAAAAGTTCGTTTGCTTATGCGGAAAATGGGAACGGCGGAACATGAACGATACATCAGCTTCATTCTGCCAAAAGCTCCGAAAGATTTCCCATTCACAGCGACAGTCAAAAAACTGAAATCGCTATTCGGTGCTGGTGAATCTGTCATCAGTAAGCGTTATCGTTGTCTTCAAATAGCGAAGCAGCCGTCGGAAGATTTCGTCACATATGCATGCCGATTAAACAAAACCTGCGTCGAATTCGAGCTCAGCAAACTTACAGAGGAGCAGTTTAAGTGTCTTATGTTTGTATGCGGGCTTAAGTCGGAGGAAGATAGTGAGGTGCGTACACGACTCCTTTCCAAGATCGAGGAGCATAACGACGTTACCCTGGAGCATCTTTCGGAAGACTGCCAACGGTTGATGTGTTTAAAACGGGACACGGCAATGATAGAATCAACACCGACGTCCACAGTTCAGTATATCGGTCGGAAACAGCAGTTCTCAAATCGTCCGGCAAAACCTTCAGTACATTCTGGCAGCAGTGCCGAAACCATACCAGCTACGCCTTGTTGGTATTGCGGCGCAATGCACTTCGTCAAAGATTGCAATTACAAAAGTCACGAATGCGAAGAGTGCGGTATCATCGGGCACCGTGAAGGTTATTGTTCTAGTGTAAAACAAAATCGCAAAGCAACACACCGTAAACGCCAGCAGCCAGAGAGGTACGAGACAAAAGCAGTAAATCTATCATTGAATGCAGCAAACAATAGGCGCCGGTACGTACAGTCGCAGCTCAACGGTGTGGAAGTGCAGCTTCAGTTGGACACTGGGTCCGACGTCAGTATTGTTTCAAAACAAACGTGGGAGAGAATAGGCAGACCACCAACATCACCTGCTAGGAAAAAAGTAATGACAGCAACAGGAGATCCACTGCCGTTCCTGTTCAAATTTGAGTGTGATATCTGCGTtaataatattcatcagcaaggACAGTTTTATGTTGTGAAGCAACCAGTTCATCTTCTTGGCAATGATTTGCTCGATGCGTTCTCGTTATGGACAGAACCGATCAGTGAATATTGCAACAAAATTGTTAGCCAAACACAGCGCACTCAACAGTTCTACTCCAGGAAAAAGATCACCAGCAGACATCATATCCAGAACCGATTTGGAAAAGCTTCGTCCAccgttaataatcgaaaaagtgACACTGGAGTAAATCGTCAGTACAGTAGAGGTGATTATGTGTACactaaaatttttatcaaaaatcaatGGCACTGGACATCAGGCAAAATTTTGGAACGTGTTGGTCATgtaatgtataatgttttggTAAACGATCGCAAGCTGGTACGGTCTCACATAAATCAAATTCGAGATTGTAACACACACATGTCAAAGAAACATAAGCAGCTACCGCTCAGTATCCTGCTAGATGATTGGAACACCAGCATTCCCGCTAGTGTCAATTCGCCAACACAGTCTACACAGTAA